One region of Limnospira fusiformis SAG 85.79 genomic DNA includes:
- a CDS encoding CAP domain-containing protein yields the protein MLFDIITENGLDLGIATPGNDRIIMSELPPEQLSYFRSSPFPDAIALLAGNDYAVNDNTGRIFYGNQGNDTIIGGGGNDTLFGGKDNDLLEAGGGNNLLFGNLGNDTLIGGSGNDSLYGGAGNDVIIGGPGNSLISGDKGLDTLTGGGGANQFILASSTADRDLITDFQPGVDKIIVPNGARQLVVQALDPFTTEILENGGVLATLNNVSISSISTNDFIGGRISIQNTTTDHSDDGHNQVFEQQVLQLVNQERAQAGLQPLSLNPLLNQAARNHSTNMARQDFFSHTGLDGSSPSDRARAVGFTSGVGENIAAGHRTPESVVEGWMDSPGHRENILNPSYTQIGIGHYFLANDTGSFNLNNYWTQKFAF from the coding sequence ATGCTTTTTGACATCATCACCGAAAACGGATTAGACCTAGGTATAGCTACTCCTGGGAATGACAGAATTATCATGTCTGAACTTCCCCCAGAACAGCTTTCCTATTTTAGATCCTCACCTTTTCCAGATGCGATCGCTCTGTTGGCGGGAAATGATTATGCAGTGAATGATAATACCGGACGCATTTTCTACGGAAACCAAGGCAATGACACCATTATTGGAGGCGGTGGCAATGATACCCTTTTTGGTGGTAAGGATAATGACTTATTAGAAGCAGGTGGCGGTAATAATCTCCTATTCGGTAATTTGGGTAATGATACCCTAATTGGAGGGTCGGGAAACGATAGTCTTTATGGCGGCGCTGGTAATGATGTGATTATTGGAGGTCCGGGAAATAGCCTGATATCCGGCGATAAAGGCTTGGATACCTTAACAGGAGGGGGAGGCGCTAATCAATTTATCCTAGCTTCATCAACTGCTGACCGGGACCTAATTACTGACTTCCAGCCGGGAGTTGATAAAATCATTGTTCCTAATGGCGCGAGACAATTAGTAGTTCAAGCCTTAGACCCTTTCACCACCGAAATTCTCGAAAATGGTGGCGTATTAGCCACATTAAATAATGTCAGCATTTCATCTATTAGTACCAATGACTTTATCGGTGGCAGAATATCCATTCAAAACACAACCACAGATCATTCTGATGATGGACATAACCAAGTCTTTGAGCAACAGGTGCTACAACTGGTCAACCAAGAACGCGCCCAGGCGGGTTTACAGCCCTTATCTTTGAACCCCCTATTAAACCAAGCCGCACGAAACCATAGCACCAACATGGCGCGGCAAGATTTCTTTAGTCATACTGGGCTTGATGGTTCTAGCCCCAGTGACCGCGCCCGAGCCGTAGGATTTACATCTGGGGTCGGAGAAAATATTGCCGCAGGTCATCGTACACCAGAATCTGTTGTTGAGGGGTGGATGGATAGCCCAGGACACCGCGAGAATATCCTCAATCCCAGTTATACCCAAATTGGTATTGGTCACTACTTCCTCGCCAATGACACTGGAAGTTTTAATTTGAACAAC